Proteins co-encoded in one Synechococcus elongatus PCC 6301 genomic window:
- a CDS encoding methyltransferase, whose amino-acid sequence MDASLLLRQITTGYWGSQALYVAAKLGIADQLVNGPRSCEDLAIVVGAKPEVLYRLLRALASLGIFTEVSDRQFALTPAAELLRSGTAGSLRNLVMMFGEEHYVAWGELLHSIQTGENAFEHHYGAPVFAYYAQHPASADIFNGAMSDMSRPDTAAVLSSYDFQGIRCLVDVGGGHGQLLSQILAAYPDLTGILYDQPAVVAGADSVLADVSDRCEVVGGDFFASVPAGGDAYLLKHIIHDWDDADSLKILANCRQVMQPGDRLLLLEQVVRAGNEPNLAKWLDLNMLVMTQGGRERTQAEFATLLADAGFQLSQIHGTASEVCIIEGRAI is encoded by the coding sequence ATGGATGCGAGTTTGCTGCTGCGTCAGATCACCACAGGCTATTGGGGATCGCAGGCACTGTACGTTGCAGCGAAGCTGGGCATTGCAGATCAACTGGTGAACGGGCCGCGCTCTTGTGAAGATCTGGCGATCGTCGTGGGAGCCAAGCCCGAGGTCTTGTATCGATTACTGCGAGCTCTAGCCAGTCTAGGCATTTTCACTGAGGTCAGCGATCGCCAGTTTGCGTTGACGCCTGCGGCAGAACTGCTGCGATCGGGCACGGCTGGATCCCTGCGGAATCTGGTGATGATGTTCGGCGAAGAGCACTACGTGGCTTGGGGCGAGCTGCTCCACAGCATCCAAACCGGTGAGAATGCCTTCGAGCATCACTATGGTGCGCCGGTGTTTGCCTACTATGCTCAGCACCCAGCTTCCGCCGACATTTTCAACGGGGCGATGTCGGATATGTCTCGCCCAGATACAGCCGCCGTACTATCCAGCTATGACTTTCAGGGCATCCGCTGCCTGGTCGATGTGGGCGGCGGCCATGGTCAACTGCTCTCACAGATTTTGGCGGCTTATCCCGACCTCACGGGGATTCTCTACGATCAACCCGCCGTGGTTGCGGGTGCCGACAGTGTTTTGGCAGATGTGAGCGATCGCTGCGAAGTGGTCGGCGGTGATTTCTTTGCATCTGTGCCGGCTGGTGGTGACGCCTACCTGCTCAAGCACATCATTCACGACTGGGATGATGCTGACTCCCTCAAGATTTTGGCGAATTGTCGTCAGGTGATGCAGCCCGGCGATCGCTTGTTACTGCTCGAACAGGTGGTGCGGGCTGGCAATGAGCCCAACCTGGCCAAATGGCTGGACTTGAACATGTTGGTGATGACTCAAGGCGGCCGCGAACGCACCCAAGCAGAATTTGCAACACTCTTAGCCGATGCCGGTTTCCAGCTCAGTCAGATTCACGGCACCGCGAGCGAAGTCTGCATCATCGAAGGCCGAGCGATTTAA
- a CDS encoding SDR family oxidoreductase, translating into MRVLVVGATGRTGRCVVETAIAAGHSVRALVRSANPQPPLPEGVELVVGDLSDRASLEAALAGMDAVISAAGATPNLDPLGPFKVDYLGTTQLIDLAGAAGIQRFVLVSSLCVSRLLHPLNLFWLVLFWKRRAERYLQSSGLSYTIVRPGGLRSDRTRVPLKLTGPDELFDGSLPRLQVAEVAVEALINPAAANRIVEIVGDSSLPERSPAELLSA; encoded by the coding sequence ATGCGCGTTTTAGTTGTGGGTGCTACCGGCCGGACGGGGCGATGTGTTGTCGAAACGGCGATCGCAGCCGGACATTCAGTACGAGCGCTGGTGCGCAGTGCGAATCCCCAACCACCTTTGCCTGAGGGTGTGGAACTGGTAGTGGGTGATCTCAGCGATCGCGCCAGTTTGGAAGCAGCGTTAGCCGGTATGGACGCCGTGATCTCGGCCGCTGGGGCTACGCCTAACCTCGATCCCCTCGGCCCCTTCAAGGTTGACTATCTGGGAACAACTCAGCTGATTGATCTGGCCGGTGCTGCCGGTATTCAGCGTTTTGTCTTGGTCAGCTCGCTCTGTGTGTCGCGGCTGCTGCACCCGCTCAACCTGTTTTGGTTAGTGCTGTTCTGGAAGCGTCGTGCTGAGCGCTATCTCCAATCCAGCGGTCTGTCTTACACAATCGTGCGACCAGGTGGTCTGCGCAGCGATCGCACAAGGGTGCCGCTCAAACTAACCGGCCCCGATGAGTTGTTTGATGGCAGCCTCCCACGGTTGCAGGTTGCAGAAGTGGCGGTCGAAGCTTTGATCAACCCCGCTGCCGCCAACCGGATCGTCGAAATTGTGGGGGATTCCAGCCTGCCGGAGCGATCGCCCGCTGAACTCCTTAGCGCCTGA
- the glpX gene encoding class II fructose-bisphosphatase, translating into MEKTIGLEIIEVVEQAAIASARLMGKGEKNEADRVAVEAMRVRMNQVEMLGRIVIGEGERDEAPMLYIGEEVGIYRDADKRAGVPAGKLVEIDIAVDPCEGTNLCAYGQPGSMAVLAISEKGGLFAAPDFYMKKLAAPPAAKGKVDINKSATENLKILSECLDRAIDELVVVVMDRPRHKELIQEIRQAGARVRLISDGDVSAAISCGFAGTNTHALMGIGAAPEGVISAAAMRCLGGHFQGQLIYDPEVVKTGLIGESRESNIARLQEMGITDPDRVYDANELASGQEVLFAACGITPGLLMEGVRFFKGGARTQSLVISSQSRTARFVDTVHMFDDVKTVSLR; encoded by the coding sequence GTGGAGAAGACGATCGGTCTCGAGATTATTGAAGTTGTCGAGCAGGCAGCGATCGCCTCGGCCCGCCTGATGGGCAAAGGCGAAAAGAATGAAGCCGATCGCGTCGCAGTAGAAGCGATGCGGGTGCGGATGAACCAAGTGGAAATGCTGGGCCGCATCGTCATCGGTGAAGGCGAGCGCGACGAAGCACCGATGCTCTATATCGGTGAAGAAGTGGGCATCTACCGCGATGCAGACAAGCGGGCTGGCGTACCGGCTGGCAAGCTGGTGGAAATCGACATCGCCGTTGACCCCTGCGAAGGCACCAACCTCTGCGCCTACGGTCAGCCCGGCTCGATGGCAGTTTTGGCCATCTCCGAGAAAGGCGGCCTGTTTGCAGCTCCCGACTTCTACATGAAGAAACTGGCTGCACCCCCAGCTGCCAAAGGCAAAGTAGACATCAATAAGTCCGCGACCGAAAACCTGAAAATTCTCTCGGAATGTCTCGATCGCGCCATCGATGAATTGGTGGTCGTGGTCATGGATCGTCCCCGCCACAAAGAGCTAATCCAAGAGATCCGCCAAGCGGGTGCCCGCGTCCGTCTGATCAGCGATGGTGACGTTTCGGCCGCGATCTCCTGCGGTTTTGCTGGCACCAACACCCACGCCCTGATGGGCATCGGTGCAGCTCCCGAGGGTGTGATTTCGGCAGCAGCAATGCGTTGCCTCGGCGGTCACTTCCAAGGCCAGCTGATCTACGACCCAGAAGTGGTCAAAACCGGCCTGATCGGTGAAAGCCGTGAGAGCAACATCGCTCGCCTGCAAGAAATGGGCATCACCGATCCCGATCGCGTCTACGACGCCAACGAACTGGCTTCGGGTCAAGAAGTGCTGTTTGCGGCTTGCGGTATCACCCCGGGCTTGCTGATGGAAGGCGTGCGCTTCTTCAAAGGCGGCGCTCGCACCCAGAGCTTGGTGATCTCCAGCCAGTCACGGACGGCTCGCTTCGTTGACACCGTTCACATGTTCGACGATGTCAAAACGGTTAGCCTCCGTTAA
- a CDS encoding TIGR03792 family protein — MVVEWLKFAVPATEQAAFLAADAAVWTPLLSRYPGYLRKEVWQDPSDRDHLVMVIHWQSREQWKSIPEDVLIEGDRRFQAQLGREYPLVEAQEFAIVPQPEI; from the coding sequence ATGGTCGTTGAATGGCTGAAATTTGCAGTTCCAGCGACTGAGCAAGCGGCGTTCCTAGCTGCCGATGCGGCGGTTTGGACGCCCCTCCTGAGCCGCTATCCGGGCTATTTGCGCAAGGAAGTTTGGCAAGATCCCAGCGATCGCGATCACCTAGTGATGGTCATTCACTGGCAAAGTCGCGAGCAATGGAAAAGTATCCCTGAAGATGTGTTGATCGAGGGCGATCGCCGCTTTCAGGCTCAACTCGGGCGTGAGTATCCGCTCGTGGAAGCGCAGGAATTTGCGATCGTTCCCCAGCCTGAGATCTGA
- the pyrH gene encoding UMP kinase, with translation MAYKRVLLKLSGEALMGDASYGIDPAVVQRIAQEIATVVQDGFQVAIVVGGGNIFRGIKGAAAGMERATADYVGMIATVMNAITLQDALEQLQVPTRVQTAIAMQEVAEPYIRRRAIRHLEKGRVVIFGSGTGNPFFTTDTTAALRAAEINADVVFKATKVDGVYDSDPKLNPQARRFTTLNYNYVLNHELGVMDSTAIALCKDNSIPIVVFDLFGEGNIRRAVQGEDIGTTVGGSCEVS, from the coding sequence ATGGCCTATAAACGCGTTCTTCTCAAACTGAGTGGCGAAGCCCTAATGGGCGACGCGAGCTATGGCATCGACCCCGCTGTCGTGCAGCGGATTGCTCAGGAAATTGCCACTGTCGTTCAAGACGGTTTTCAAGTCGCGATCGTCGTCGGTGGCGGCAATATCTTCCGCGGCATCAAAGGCGCAGCTGCGGGCATGGAGCGGGCGACGGCAGACTACGTGGGCATGATTGCTACGGTGATGAATGCCATCACCCTGCAGGATGCGCTAGAGCAGCTCCAAGTGCCGACGCGGGTACAAACCGCGATCGCGATGCAAGAGGTGGCAGAACCCTACATCCGCCGCCGTGCTATTCGGCACTTAGAAAAAGGTCGCGTCGTGATCTTTGGTTCCGGTACCGGTAATCCCTTCTTCACCACCGATACGACGGCAGCCTTGCGGGCAGCGGAGATCAATGCCGATGTGGTCTTCAAAGCCACCAAAGTGGATGGGGTCTACGATTCTGACCCGAAACTCAACCCGCAAGCGCGACGCTTCACAACGCTGAACTACAACTACGTCCTCAATCACGAACTGGGCGTGATGGACAGTACGGCGATCGCACTTTGCAAAGATAATAGTATTCCGATTGTGGTCTTTGACCTGTTTGGTGAAGGCAATATTCGCCGTGCCGTGCAAGGTGAAGACATTGGTACGACCGTGGGAGGTTCCTGTGAAGTTAGCTGA
- a CDS encoding glutamyl-tRNA reductase yields MHLAVVGLSHRTAPVAVREKLSIPEQQVEAAIQQLKSYPHIEEVAILSTCNRLEIYCVTRATEPGVREITQFLSEHSHLPLGELRPHLFVLLHQDAVMHLMRVAAGLDSLVLGEGQILSQVKTMYKLGQQYEGVGRILNRLLKQAVTAGKRVRTETSIGTGAVSISSAAVELAQLKVIARDDRSDGNLAGQRVLILGAGKMSRLLVQHLIAKGADTIQILNRTLGRAEELAKQYGGDLQIQVGLLSGLMNAIVEADIVFTSTSATDPILDRAKLEMVLAPEQRLMLIDIAVPRNVAADVVELTSVESYNVDDLREVVAQNQESRRKLAEEAEALLEEEVDAFDNWWQSLDTVPTINCLRDKIEMIREQELEKALSRLGTEFGDKHQAVVEALTRGIVNKILHDPMVQLRSQQDIEARRRAVDALQMLFNLDPQGQLSS; encoded by the coding sequence ATGCATCTCGCAGTTGTCGGCCTCAGCCATCGGACAGCACCGGTTGCCGTGCGCGAGAAGCTGAGCATCCCTGAACAGCAAGTTGAAGCCGCGATTCAGCAGCTGAAAAGCTACCCACACATCGAAGAGGTGGCGATCCTCAGCACCTGCAACCGCCTCGAGATCTACTGTGTCACCCGTGCTACTGAGCCCGGCGTGCGCGAAATCACCCAATTTTTGTCTGAGCACAGCCATCTGCCCTTAGGGGAGTTGCGGCCTCACCTGTTTGTCTTACTCCATCAAGACGCCGTCATGCACCTGATGCGGGTGGCGGCAGGCCTCGACAGTTTGGTGCTGGGCGAAGGCCAGATTCTGTCCCAAGTCAAAACCATGTACAAGCTGGGGCAGCAGTACGAGGGCGTCGGTCGCATCCTCAATCGTCTGCTCAAACAGGCCGTCACCGCTGGCAAGCGTGTCCGCACGGAAACCAGCATTGGCACCGGCGCAGTCTCGATCAGTTCGGCAGCGGTGGAACTAGCGCAGCTCAAGGTCATTGCACGGGACGATCGCAGCGACGGCAACCTTGCGGGTCAGCGAGTGCTGATCCTGGGGGCAGGCAAGATGTCGCGTCTCCTCGTTCAACACCTAATTGCAAAAGGGGCTGACACGATTCAGATCCTCAACCGCACCTTGGGTCGGGCGGAAGAACTAGCCAAACAATACGGCGGTGATCTCCAGATTCAGGTTGGTCTGCTCTCGGGCTTGATGAATGCGATCGTGGAAGCAGACATCGTCTTCACCAGCACTTCAGCGACGGATCCCATCCTCGATCGCGCCAAGCTGGAGATGGTGCTGGCCCCTGAACAGCGGCTGATGCTGATCGATATTGCCGTGCCGCGTAACGTAGCTGCGGATGTGGTGGAACTGACGAGCGTTGAGTCCTACAACGTTGATGACCTACGCGAGGTCGTCGCCCAAAACCAAGAGAGCCGCCGCAAGCTAGCGGAAGAAGCAGAAGCCCTGTTGGAAGAAGAGGTCGATGCCTTCGATAACTGGTGGCAGTCTCTGGATACGGTGCCAACGATCAACTGCCTGCGCGACAAGATTGAGATGATTCGCGAGCAGGAACTCGAGAAAGCGCTGTCGCGGCTGGGCACGGAGTTTGGCGACAAACATCAAGCGGTGGTGGAAGCCCTGACTCGTGGCATCGTCAACAAAATCCTGCATGACCCGATGGTGCAGCTGCGATCGCAACAGGATATCGAAGCCCGCCGCCGGGCCGTCGATGCCCTGCAAATGCTGTTCAATCTCGATCCACAAGGACAGTTGAGTAGCTGA
- a CDS encoding GNAT family N-acetyltransferase — protein sequence MQSAIAELNTDRLRLRAWQESDREPFAVLNADPGVMEHFPACLSRAESDDLVDRIEAHWQQWGFGLWAVEQKSDRAFIGFIGLKTVPFEADFTPAVEIAWRLAQPYWGQGFASEGAKATLQFGFEQLQLDTIVSFTAVCNQRSQRLMQRLGLQQVGTFEHPALPEGDRLRTHVLYRGDRQQWQAGLLG from the coding sequence ATGCAATCTGCGATCGCTGAACTCAACACCGATCGCCTCCGCCTGCGAGCTTGGCAAGAAAGCGATCGCGAACCCTTTGCGGTGCTCAATGCCGATCCAGGGGTGATGGAGCATTTCCCTGCCTGTCTGAGTCGGGCTGAAAGTGATGACCTCGTCGATCGCATCGAAGCGCATTGGCAGCAGTGGGGGTTTGGCCTCTGGGCAGTTGAACAAAAGAGCGATCGCGCCTTCATTGGGTTTATTGGCCTCAAGACTGTGCCCTTTGAAGCAGACTTCACACCAGCGGTGGAGATTGCTTGGCGGTTGGCGCAACCCTACTGGGGGCAAGGATTCGCTTCCGAAGGAGCGAAGGCTACTTTGCAATTTGGCTTTGAGCAGCTTCAGCTCGACACGATTGTTAGCTTCACCGCCGTCTGTAACCAGCGATCGCAACGGCTGATGCAACGGTTAGGGCTGCAGCAGGTGGGGACGTTCGAACATCCCGCCTTACCCGAGGGCGATCGCCTGCGGACACATGTCTTGTATCGGGGCGATCGCCAGCAATGGCAGGCTGGCCTTCTAGGCTAG